A stretch of Cyanobacterium sp. HL-69 DNA encodes these proteins:
- the petJ gene encoding cytochrome c6 PetJ, whose product MKKIISLILLLTTFVSFSFTSPALAGDVGNGAAIFSANCAACHMGGRNVVNAAKTLQKEDLEKYDMYSLEKIIYQVNKGKAAMPAFLGRLDEQQIEDVASYVLAQAEKGWK is encoded by the coding sequence ATGAAGAAAATTATTAGCCTAATCTTATTATTAACAACCTTCGTTAGCTTTTCCTTCACCAGCCCTGCCCTTGCCGGAGATGTTGGCAACGGTGCCGCCATTTTTAGTGCCAACTGTGCCGCTTGTCACATGGGTGGTAGAAATGTAGTAAATGCAGCCAAAACTTTACAAAAAGAAGACCTAGAAAAATATGATATGTATTCCCTCGAAAAAATTATATATCAAGTAAATAAAGGAAAAGCAGCTATGCCAGCATTCCTAGGACGTTTAGATGAGCAACAAATCGAAGATGTAGCCAGTTACGTTTTAGCCCAAGCTGAAAAAGGCTGGAAATAA
- the yadG gene encoding ABC2-type transport system ATPase component, which translates to MAVRLNKVTKIYNKVPVVNDLSFEIKSGEIFGLLGPNGAGKSTTIKMLITLALPSRGTIEVAGYDLAKSPERVKRNIGVVLQQTSVDGELTVWENLEFHGRMHHIPNPERQELIDRWLDYVELGDRRLDLVKTLSGGMKRRLQIARALLHNPQVLFLDEPTVGLDPQTRRRLWEIIKDLNRQGMTILLTTHYMEEVEFLCERVGIIDAGQLIELGTVEDFKQKYGQGIMVTQKGDRIDYQFFPTTQEANEYVNNIEDRTGIMIRPSNLEDIFVKLTGHQL; encoded by the coding sequence GTGGCTGTAAGACTTAATAAAGTAACTAAAATATATAATAAAGTACCTGTAGTTAATGATTTGTCCTTTGAAATTAAATCGGGGGAAATCTTTGGTTTATTAGGGCCTAATGGTGCGGGAAAATCAACGACTATCAAAATGTTAATCACCCTTGCTCTTCCTAGTCGGGGTACCATTGAGGTGGCAGGATATGATTTGGCAAAGTCTCCTGAAAGGGTAAAGCGTAATATTGGGGTAGTTTTGCAACAAACTAGCGTTGATGGGGAGTTGACGGTGTGGGAAAATCTCGAATTTCACGGCAGAATGCACCACATCCCTAACCCCGAGAGACAGGAATTGATTGACCGTTGGTTAGATTACGTGGAATTGGGCGATCGCCGTTTAGACTTAGTTAAAACCCTTTCTGGGGGCATGAAAAGAAGATTACAAATTGCCAGAGCGTTACTACACAATCCCCAAGTATTATTTTTAGATGAACCTACGGTAGGATTAGATCCGCAAACCCGTCGTCGTTTATGGGAAATTATCAAGGATTTGAACCGTCAGGGTATGACTATTTTACTCACCACCCACTATATGGAGGAAGTAGAATTTTTGTGTGAAAGGGTTGGTATCATTGACGCTGGGCAGTTGATAGAATTGGGTACGGTGGAAGATTTTAAACAAAAATATGGACAGGGTATCATGGTAACTCAGAAGGGCGATCGCATTGATTACCAATTTTTTCCCACCACTCAAGAAGCCAACGAATATGTTAATAATATTGAAGATAGAACAGGAATTATGATTCGTCCCTCCAACCTAGAAGATATTTTTGTAAAATTAACAGGACACCAACTTTAA